One genomic segment of Choristoneura fumiferana chromosome Z, NRCan_CFum_1, whole genome shotgun sequence includes these proteins:
- the LOC141436444 gene encoding uncharacterized protein, which translates to MDSESRSESALNSPTEPDVSLAASLTDPMEAHTLEEARRTIRDLRMKYRAQAHQLLTWRRAHRIQEDLVSRLQIEKAEQLKSLSSQLLLFESRLVRKQKEICNIISIRESIIAKQQKAIEALQAKLLDNGIESTQSIPDFREMLQDTQIVGDFDSLNDSDSAVIMEDVDSDCSNLPHVPRFRSTTDSVTIVRSISDAIDPNLKYNIIRRSNGFLRRPEILETVYSVEEEADAESMKGLSAQNSTEKELKDMNKTDEDKYKETSLLAQRRDNFRMRSGVLTAEVKSIEDEKDAKVRTGNDTWSYSYVPKKSTSDDEATESDEGETERNPVVTYNRVMSNHRNVTKPKDVKYKRINKAKSKSLEELRGRLKNWVDKGNKFANVTLEHAQSYA; encoded by the exons CCGAAGTGAATCGGCTCTGAACAGCCCCACGGAGCCCGACGTGTCGCTCGCGGCGTCCCTCACCGACCCCATGGAGGCTCACACCCTCGAGGAGGCACGGAGGACCATCAG AGACCTAAGGATGAAATATCGCGCGCAAGCGCATCAGCTGCTGACGTGGCGGCGCGCGCACCGCATCCAAGAGGACCTCGTGTCCCGCCTTCAAATAGAGAAGGCGGAACAGCTCAAATCCTTATCCAGCCAGCTCCTACTTTTCGAATCGCGCCTGGTCCGAAAACAGAAGGAAATCTGCAACATCATCTCAATAAGGGAATCCATCATAGCCAAACAACAAAAAGCCATAGAAGCGCTTCAAGCAAAGCTTCTCGACAACGGGATAGAATCCACTCAGTCTATACCAGACTTCAGAGAAATGCTCCAAGACACGCAGATCGTTGGTGATTTTGATTCGTTAAACGATTCCGATTCAGCTGTTATCATGGAGGACGTGGATTCAGATTGCAGCAATTTGCCGCACGTGCCCCGCTTCCGATCAACAACAGACAGCGTGACAATAGTCCGGTCTATATCCGATGCCATCGACCCCAACCTCAAATACAACATCATCCGGCGATCTAATGGGTTCCTCCGCCGGCCAGAGATCCTTGAAACAGTGTACAGTGTCGAGGAGGAAGCCGACGCCGAGTCCATGAAGGGCCTCAGCGCGCAGAATAGCACAGAAAAGGAACTGAAGGACATGAACAAAACAGATGAAGATAAATACAAAGAGACGAGCCTGCTAGCGCAGAGGCGGGACAATTTCCGCATGAGGAGCGGGGTCCTAACCGCCGAAGTTAAAAGCATAGAAGATGAAAAAGACGCTAAAGTCAGAACTGGGAACGACACGTGGTCGTACAGCTACGTCCCTAAGAAGTCCACCTCCGACGACGAAGCTACGGAAAGCGACGAAGGCGAGACAGAAAGGAACCCCGTAGTGACGTACAATCGTGTCATGTCGAATCATCGAAACGTGACCAAGCCCAAAGACGTGAAATACAAGAGAATAAATAAAGCTAAGTCGAAAAGCTTGGAGGAGCTACGCGGACGCTTGAAGAACTGGGTGGACAAGGGTAACAAATTCGCTAATGTTACACTCGAGCACGCTCAGAGTTACGCTTAA